The segment GTTTGTGAAACCAACAATGAAAGATGCAGATGCCATCATCCCATCCATGAGTGATAACGGCACAGCGGTGAATTTAATCATTAATCATATCAAGTCAAAACTAGAACTAAAATCAGATGAGCATTTAAGGGAACTAATAAAATTAGGCTCTTCTCCCCCACAAGATGTGCTTAATCGCAACATGATCCATGAATTGCCACCCACTAACCAAGTTCTTTCGTTACATACTATGCTtctgaacaagaatttaAATTGCGCAGACTTTGTTTTCTACTTCGACAGATTAGCAACAATTTTGTTATCATGGGCCCTTGACGACATTCCTGTAGCACATACAGATATCACAACTCCTAGTGAGCACACCATGAAAAACGTTATTTCCTGTCAGTTTGATCAAGTTACCGCTGTTAATATTATACGATCTGGGGATTGTTTCATGAAGTCTTTAAGGAAGACCATTCCTAATATCACAATTGGTAAATTGTTGATTCAATCCGATTCACAGACTGGGGAACCACAACTGCATTGCGAATTCTTACCCCCAAATATAGAAAACTTCGGCAGGGTTTTCTTAATGGAAGGTCAAATAATAAGTGGTGCCGCCATGATAATGGCCATCCAGGTGCTTTTAGATCATGGTATTGATTTAGAAAAGATCAGCGTGGTGGTTTATTTGGCCACTGAAGTTGGTATTCGACGTATATTAAACGcatttgataataaaatCAGCATTTTTGCTGCTATGATCATCGCCAGAGAAAAATTACAGAATCATCAATATAAATGGGCATTGACCAGATTTCTTGATTCAAAGTATTTTGGGTGTGATTAAGAATAATTAGGGGCAATATAAAGTAAAATTAAATAATAGTGCACATATACATACTATATTAGtaactttttattttttctgtgAATCATTCTAGAACCCCATCACTTTCAATATACCATATCCCACAGTGACAATGGCGGCGTAACTTAACAAACTGGCCGGTACACCTCTCGTAATGAATGTGCCCACGGTCAAGTACCTATCACCGACTTCATCGATCATTGAAATAGCAGTCACGTTGGGGAAACCAGAAGTCGGAAGACCCATAGCACTGGAGCATAATAGGGCGGCTATAACGATCAGTAGTCTGGAATGATCACCTGAAGGTAAATTGGAACCGATTTCACTCATTAACGGGACGATGATCATTGCTGCAACAGTATGAGAGACAAAAGTGGCCATTACGAGAATCACGAGGCCGAAGATCAACACAATGATAAAGATCG is part of the Saccharomyces paradoxus chromosome XIV, complete sequence genome and harbors:
- the URK1 gene encoding uridine kinase URK1 (Uridine/cytidine kinase~similar to YNR012W); the protein is MSHRIAPSKERSSSFISILDDETRDTLKANAVMNGEVDVKKTKGKSSRYIPPWTTPYIIGIGGASGSGKTSVAAKIVSSINVPWTVLVSLDNFYNPLGPEDRARAFKNEYDFDEPNAINLDLAYRCILNLKEGKRTNIPVYSFVHHNRVPDKNIVIYGASVVVIEGIYALYDRRLLDLMDLKIYVDADLDVCLARRLSRDIVSRGRDLDGCIQQWEKFVKPNAVKFVKPTMKDADAIIPSMSDNGTAVNLIINHIKSKLELKSDEHLRELIKLGSSPPQDVLNRNMIHELPPTNQVLSLHTMLLNKNLNCADFVFYFDRLATILLSWALDDIPVAHTDITTPSEHTMKNVISCQFDQVTAVNIIRSGDCFMKSLRKTIPNITIGKLLIQSDSQTGEPQLHCEFLPPNIENFGRVFLMEGQIISGAAMIMAIQVLLDHGIDLEKISVVVYLATEVGIRRILNAFDNKISIFAAMIIAREKLQNHQYKWALTRFLDSKYFGCD